GCGGCGAGAGCACCACGTTCCTGCGCCCCTCCTACGACGGCGATGTCATTACCTCGGTCCGCACAGTGGAGTCGATCGTGGAGAAGCGAGGCCGCTCAGGGCGTTTCGTGCTGGTGACGTGGAAGACCGCGTACACCAATCAACGACGCGAACTGGTCGCCGAAGCAACGACGTCGATGATCGCGCGGCCATGAGAGAAGGAAAAGAGTTGAGGGAGAACGCGATGGCAGGCCAGCTGCACTTCGAAGACGTCACGGTAGGGGATCAGATCACCACCCTGCGCACGAGCGTCGACGAGATCCAGATGTTCTTGTTCAGTGCTGCGACGTACAACGCGCACCGGATCCATTACGACAAGTCCTGGGCAGTGGATGTCGAGGGTTACTCGGGGCCATTGGTACAGGGGCCACTACAGGCCGCACTACTGGCTCGTGCCGTCACCGATTGGATCGGCGGCGCCGGCACCTTG
This region of Rhodococcus sp. PAMC28707 genomic DNA includes:
- a CDS encoding MaoC/PaaZ C-terminal domain-containing protein, whose amino-acid sequence is MAGQLHFEDVTVGDQITTLRTSVDEIQMFLFSAATYNAHRIHYDKSWAVDVEGYSGPLVQGPLQAALLARAVTDWIGGAGTLVTYSAQNRAVAFAGQELDFVGTVTAKREEDGRALVDLEIRGERDGELLMPGTATVTLPRRTEAA